One window from the genome of Natrialba magadii ATCC 43099 encodes:
- a CDS encoding amino acid permease — protein MAKDLERDLGLFSVIAISMGAMIGSGIFILPGIAMAEAGPAVILSFVIAAILVVPAALSIAELGTAMPEAGGDYVFIERGMGPAVGTIAGLGTWLMLMLKGALALVGGMFYLEAVMALPSIEAVAVTFALILIAVNLIGVKQTGGLQLIMVIVMLLILSVFVAGSIIRVDGANYDPFFTEGLSGVFTATATVLVSYAGVTKVAAVAEEIENPGRNLPLGLLASLVATSILYALLVFVLVGVIEGEILAGEEAPMAEAVDVLFGELFLFAIVLAALLALVSTANAGILTASRYPLALSRDNLFLDVFEYIHPRFATPIVAIVTTGAFMIFAILTLDVEQIAKSAGAFQILVYILVCGALIAFRERDLEWYDPDFYTPGYPWVQLFGIVSGVFIIGWMDLLPIAGSIGIVIFGYVWYKWYAESRVEREGVAKGLARREAGRQFVRDTEEQLEDDDRYEVLIPIRRDVTREQEDALIQLAAPIVRREGGRIRVIRFDEVPDQVPLDTAAEELTPEDAEFEERTDDLVRYLGIPVEVGEIVSHDTRHAVVNFAERTGSDLVLARQKPTSRLDTLFGRDTDWIMEHAPCDVVFVQHEQPVELEEIAIVTDRSPFNDPLKVELADAMADILDARVRFVFTVSEDAPEELEEAIEEYHAELDELCTVPVDSSILRTNNAIDDLTEELESAQLVMLSTVTHRRLPDLLIEQRSDRIAASVEGPVLLVHSKKTRRGSFLRPVLDRVLFD, from the coding sequence ATGGCGAAGGATCTCGAACGTGACCTCGGTCTGTTCTCCGTTATCGCGATCAGTATGGGTGCGATGATCGGCAGCGGTATCTTCATCCTGCCCGGCATCGCGATGGCCGAAGCCGGTCCCGCGGTTATCCTCTCGTTCGTGATCGCTGCAATCCTCGTCGTACCGGCCGCACTGAGCATTGCCGAACTCGGAACGGCGATGCCTGAAGCCGGCGGCGACTACGTCTTCATCGAACGCGGAATGGGGCCTGCTGTGGGAACTATCGCCGGCCTCGGCACCTGGCTCATGTTGATGCTAAAGGGTGCACTCGCGCTCGTCGGCGGCATGTTCTACCTCGAAGCTGTGATGGCGCTTCCGAGTATCGAGGCAGTTGCGGTGACATTTGCGCTCATTCTGATCGCCGTTAACCTGATCGGTGTCAAGCAAACCGGTGGTCTGCAGTTGATTATGGTCATCGTCATGCTCCTCATTCTCTCTGTCTTCGTTGCCGGCTCGATCATCCGTGTCGACGGCGCGAATTACGACCCGTTCTTCACCGAGGGGCTCAGCGGTGTGTTCACTGCAACCGCAACGGTGCTCGTCTCCTATGCCGGCGTCACAAAGGTCGCCGCCGTCGCCGAGGAAATCGAGAACCCCGGCCGTAACCTTCCGCTCGGCCTGCTCGCCTCGCTCGTCGCGACCTCGATCCTCTACGCGCTGCTCGTCTTCGTCCTCGTCGGCGTCATCGAGGGCGAAATCCTCGCCGGTGAGGAAGCGCCGATGGCCGAAGCCGTCGACGTCCTCTTCGGGGAGTTGTTCCTGTTCGCGATTGTCCTCGCCGCACTGCTCGCACTCGTCAGTACCGCGAACGCCGGTATTCTAACTGCCTCTCGCTATCCGCTCGCGCTGAGCCGTGACAATCTCTTCCTCGATGTCTTCGAGTACATCCACCCGCGCTTTGCGACGCCGATCGTCGCCATCGTCACCACGGGCGCGTTCATGATCTTCGCGATCCTCACACTCGACGTCGAGCAGATTGCGAAGTCCGCCGGCGCGTTCCAGATTCTCGTCTACATCCTCGTCTGTGGTGCACTGATCGCGTTCCGCGAGCGCGATCTCGAGTGGTACGACCCCGACTTCTACACGCCGGGCTATCCGTGGGTCCAGCTCTTCGGTATCGTCTCCGGCGTGTTCATCATCGGCTGGATGGATCTGCTGCCGATCGCCGGCTCGATCGGGATCGTCATCTTCGGCTACGTCTGGTACAAATGGTACGCCGAGTCGCGCGTCGAACGCGAAGGTGTTGCCAAGGGCCTTGCCCGCCGCGAAGCCGGCCGTCAGTTCGTCCGGGACACCGAAGAACAGCTCGAAGACGACGACCGATACGAGGTTCTCATCCCGATTCGCCGTGACGTGACCAGAGAGCAAGAAGACGCGCTGATCCAGCTCGCCGCACCGATCGTCCGCCGAGAGGGGGGTCGAATCCGCGTGATCCGCTTCGACGAAGTCCCCGATCAGGTGCCACTCGACACCGCCGCCGAGGAGCTCACTCCCGAAGACGCCGAGTTCGAGGAGCGAACCGACGACCTCGTGCGCTATCTCGGTATCCCCGTCGAAGTCGGCGAAATCGTCAGCCACGACACCCGCCACGCGGTCGTCAACTTCGCCGAGCGCACCGGTTCCGACCTCGTACTCGCCCGGCAAAAGCCGACGAGTCGACTCGACACGCTCTTCGGCCGCGACACCGACTGGATCATGGAACACGCGCCGTGTGACGTGGTCTTCGTTCAGCACGAACAGCCGGTCGAGTTAGAAGAGATCGCGATCGTTACGGACCGAAGCCCGTTCAACGACCCCCTCAAGGTCGAACTCGCCGACGCGATGGCCGACATCCTCGATGCCCGCGTCCGGTTCGTCTTTACCGTCTCCGAGGACGCCCCCGAGGAACTCGAGGAGGCGATCGAGGAGTACCACGCCGAACTCGACGAGCTCTGTACCGTTCCCGTCGACTCGTCGATTCTCAGAACGAACAATGCGATCGACGATCTGACCGAGGAACTCGAGTCGGCTCAGCTCGTCATGCTGAGTACGGTGACCCACCGGCGGCTCCCCGACCTCCTCATCGAGCAACGTTCGGACCGGATCGCGGCCTCGGTTGAAGGGCCGGTGTTACTGGTTCACTCGAAGAAAACGCGCCGTGGGTCGTTCCTGCGGCCGGTTCTGGATCGGGTGCTGTTCGACTGA
- a CDS encoding sensor histidine kinase, with translation MIRQSRYIYLLGVLFLLIAAGQSLLKVVRGGAVLEAGIDFVLIGFAGVLFLSLGRWLSRSEFDPETYPRIVGWCLAGIAVMFVFLVLRAVHPGVAGSFTFGERALALALGSIAGLGIGIHDAQARTRQREVQRRNGELFAIQQELEKRNDALVETREELRRTVRQLEASNEQLDHFASTVSHDLQEPLRMISRYLQLLEERYGDELDEDATDFIDYAVDGADRMQAMVTGLLEYSKIDTQANGGQFERVDVEQTLQDVRTDLQVRIDESDAEITTESLPQVYANPSQLRQLFQNLLSNAIEYSGDEPPRVHVSAAPSETGTEWEFTVRDEGIGIEPSAQDRIFELFQRLHALDDHSGSGIGLALCQRIVEHHGGELWVESEPGVGSVFSFTLPASQPAVDQTQRDRLLE, from the coding sequence ATGATCCGCCAGTCCCGGTACATCTACCTGTTGGGTGTTCTTTTCCTTCTTATCGCGGCTGGGCAGTCACTCCTCAAAGTCGTGCGCGGCGGTGCGGTCCTCGAAGCGGGGATTGATTTCGTCCTGATCGGATTTGCGGGTGTGCTCTTTCTCTCACTCGGTCGGTGGCTCTCGCGGTCGGAGTTCGACCCGGAAACCTATCCGCGAATCGTCGGCTGGTGTCTCGCCGGCATTGCCGTCATGTTCGTCTTCCTCGTTCTCCGGGCAGTTCATCCCGGTGTCGCCGGCTCGTTCACCTTCGGCGAGCGGGCGCTCGCGCTCGCACTCGGCTCGATCGCCGGCCTCGGAATCGGTATCCACGATGCGCAGGCACGCACCCGTCAGCGAGAGGTTCAACGACGTAACGGCGAACTCTTCGCGATACAGCAGGAACTCGAGAAGCGAAACGACGCCCTGGTCGAAACCCGCGAAGAACTTCGTCGAACCGTCCGCCAACTCGAGGCGTCGAACGAACAACTGGACCACTTCGCCTCGACTGTCTCACACGACCTTCAGGAGCCGCTTCGGATGATCTCGCGCTATCTCCAGCTACTCGAAGAACGGTACGGCGACGAACTCGACGAGGACGCTACCGACTTCATCGACTACGCGGTCGACGGCGCAGACCGAATGCAGGCGATGGTCACCGGGTTACTCGAGTACTCGAAGATCGACACGCAGGCGAACGGCGGGCAGTTCGAGCGAGTCGACGTCGAGCAGACGCTGCAGGACGTGCGGACTGATCTGCAGGTTCGGATCGACGAGAGCGATGCAGAGATTACGACCGAGTCGCTGCCACAGGTCTACGCCAACCCAAGCCAACTTCGGCAGCTGTTCCAGAACTTGCTCAGTAACGCGATTGAGTACAGCGGTGACGAGCCGCCACGCGTTCACGTGTCTGCGGCGCCGAGTGAGACAGGCACCGAGTGGGAGTTTACGGTTCGAGACGAGGGGATCGGTATCGAGCCGTCAGCACAGGACCGGATTTTCGAGCTGTTCCAGCGGCTCCACGCGCTCGACGATCACAGCGGCTCGGGGATTGGGCTCGCACTCTGTCAGCGCATCGTCGAACACCACGGTGGGGAGCTCTGGGTCGAGTCCGAACCCGGTGTCGGTTCTGTGTTTTCGTTTACGCTGCCGGCATCCCAGCCGGCAGTTGACCAGACACAGCGTGACCGTCTTCTGGAGTGA
- the mvk gene encoding mevalonate kinase encodes MTVSSAPGKVYLFGEHAVVYGEPAVPCAIEVRARVGVERRDDSKLRVHADDLSLDGFTVEYGGDADGRPDIDVSESLLVAATQYVDSAIEQVRDVTGEEDVGFDVTIESDIPLGAGLGSSAAVVVAAIDAGTRALGTTLEPAELAERAYRTEYDVQDGQASRADTFCSATGGAVRVEGDDCRSLDAPDLPIVIGFDGGAGETGELVAGVRGLREEYEFAADTVETVGDVVRNGEQALAAGDVEELGRLMNFNHGLLSALGVSSRSLDTMVWAARDAGAYGAKLTGAGGGGCIVALDPTDETETALSFTPGCEDAFRAELAEEGVRRIE; translated from the coding sequence ATGACAGTCTCGAGCGCCCCCGGCAAGGTCTATCTTTTCGGGGAGCACGCGGTGGTCTACGGCGAACCGGCCGTCCCGTGTGCGATCGAGGTACGGGCACGCGTCGGCGTCGAACGGCGCGACGACAGCAAACTTCGCGTCCACGCGGACGACCTCAGTCTGGACGGGTTCACGGTGGAGTACGGTGGCGACGCCGACGGACGGCCAGACATCGACGTCTCCGAGTCGCTGCTCGTCGCCGCGACGCAGTACGTCGACAGCGCGATCGAACAAGTCCGCGACGTGACTGGTGAGGAGGACGTCGGCTTCGACGTCACAATCGAGAGCGATATTCCGCTGGGAGCCGGACTCGGCTCCTCTGCGGCCGTCGTCGTCGCCGCCATCGACGCCGGCACTCGTGCCCTCGGAACGACACTGGAACCGGCCGAACTCGCCGAACGAGCGTACCGAACGGAGTACGACGTACAGGACGGCCAGGCCTCTCGCGCGGATACGTTCTGCTCGGCGACTGGTGGTGCGGTCCGCGTCGAGGGCGACGACTGTCGCTCGCTCGATGCACCGGATCTACCGATCGTGATCGGCTTCGACGGCGGCGCTGGCGAAACCGGTGAACTCGTCGCGGGCGTGCGCGGCCTGCGCGAGGAGTACGAGTTCGCGGCGGATACCGTCGAAACGGTCGGCGACGTCGTCAGAAACGGCGAGCAAGCACTTGCTGCCGGCGATGTAGAGGAGCTCGGCCGACTCATGAACTTCAACCACGGCCTGCTTTCAGCGCTCGGGGTGTCCTCGCGCTCGCTGGATACGATGGTGTGGGCGGCCCGCGACGCCGGCGCGTACGGCGCGAAACTCACAGGTGCCGGCGGCGGCGGCTGTATCGTCGCGCTCGATCCAACGGATGAGACCGAGACCGCACTCTCGTTCACGCCGGGCTGTGAGGACGCGTTCCGTGCCGAACTCGCCGAAGAAGGGGTGCGCCGGATCGAATGA
- a CDS encoding phosphonate ABC transporter ATP-binding protein encodes MLTVTDLEKRYDGVGALENIDFELSPGELAILVGRSGAGKTTLLRCLNGLEQPDTGSIRLADEPPDPTDIALVFQEGALLDSKSALENVLDGGLGREPVWRELLGWHAPAEKRAAVERLHAVGLAGDADRRVGDLSGGERQRVGIARALQQEPAVILADEPVASLDPATARDVLDQLAALVRREQVVGLVSLHQPRLAQEVADRYLALESGRLTLDAPAAEVELDRIGEVYDGDG; translated from the coding sequence ATGCTCACCGTCACCGACCTCGAGAAACGCTACGACGGCGTTGGAGCACTCGAGAACATCGACTTCGAGCTATCACCCGGCGAGCTCGCCATCCTCGTCGGCCGGTCGGGAGCCGGCAAGACAACCCTCTTGCGGTGTCTGAACGGGCTCGAACAGCCCGATACGGGCTCGATTCGGCTCGCAGACGAGCCACCCGACCCAACCGATATCGCGCTCGTCTTTCAGGAAGGCGCGCTCCTCGACAGCAAGTCCGCCCTCGAGAACGTCCTCGATGGCGGTCTCGGACGGGAACCCGTCTGGCGAGAACTGCTCGGGTGGCACGCGCCGGCGGAGAAGCGAGCTGCAGTCGAGCGACTTCATGCGGTCGGGTTGGCCGGCGATGCGGACCGACGCGTGGGCGACCTCTCGGGTGGTGAGCGTCAGCGCGTCGGCATCGCACGCGCACTGCAGCAAGAGCCCGCGGTTATTCTGGCCGACGAACCGGTCGCATCGCTCGATCCGGCGACGGCTCGCGACGTACTCGACCAGCTAGCGGCGCTCGTTCGCCGGGAACAGGTCGTCGGACTCGTCAGCCTCCACCAGCCACGACTCGCCCAGGAGGTTGCGGATCGCTATCTTGCACTCGAGTCCGGTCGGCTCACGCTCGATGCGCCAGCGGCCGAGGTCGAACTGGATCGAATCGGAGAGGTGTACGATGGGGATGGATGA
- a CDS encoding isopentenyl phosphate kinase: protein MIVLKLGGSAITEKDRPETLDGKSLATAAAAVSSAFGATNDNGGGNAIDDLVIVHGGGSFGHHNASEHGVTTTAGSHDPAAVHDIHGAMTTLNEFVLSRLLEYDVPAVPVHPFSTAHRDADGDLTLPSQQVATLVEEGFVPVLHGDLVAHAGEGVTVVSGDELVVDLARSLDADRIGLCSTVPGVLDDADEVVSEISSFDAVADILGESEATDVTGGMAAKVQALLELEPEASIFGLADIEPFLAGDEPGTTVR, encoded by the coding sequence ATGATCGTTCTGAAACTCGGCGGCAGCGCGATTACGGAGAAAGACCGCCCGGAAACCCTCGACGGAAAGTCGCTTGCGACGGCAGCGGCGGCCGTTTCGAGCGCGTTCGGTGCCACCAACGACAACGGTGGCGGCAACGCGATCGACGACCTCGTCATCGTCCACGGCGGCGGCAGCTTCGGCCACCACAACGCAAGCGAGCACGGCGTGACGACGACCGCTGGCAGCCACGACCCCGCAGCAGTCCACGACATCCACGGCGCGATGACGACGCTCAACGAGTTCGTCCTGAGCCGCCTACTCGAGTACGACGTGCCGGCGGTCCCAGTGCACCCGTTCTCTACGGCCCACCGTGACGCGGACGGCGACCTCACACTGCCGAGTCAGCAGGTTGCCACGCTGGTCGAGGAGGGTTTCGTTCCCGTCCTCCACGGTGATCTCGTCGCACACGCCGGAGAGGGTGTTACCGTCGTCAGCGGCGACGAACTGGTCGTCGACCTCGCACGCAGTCTCGATGCGGACCGCATCGGCCTCTGCTCGACGGTACCCGGTGTGCTCGACGATGCGGACGAGGTTGTGTCCGAAATCTCGTCGTTCGATGCCGTCGCAGATATTCTCGGTGAGAGCGAGGCCACAGACGTAACGGGGGGGATGGCTGCGAAGGTGCAGGCGCTGCTCGAACTCGAACCAGAGGCGTCTATTTTCGGCCTCGCCGACATCGAACCGTTCCTGGCGGGCGACGAGCCCGGGACGACGGTTCGCTGA
- the phnE gene encoding phosphonate ABC transporter, permease protein PhnE produces MDESSSDGRADAAADSVGQESGSMPQPDSTPESGPGTAEESVTVDGEFDQIQRRWRRRLLGRVTVVVSLLAVVLATARWMGFDLAYLYAHRDNLRDVLVEEMLAPRQLWAQLQGDAPTLVPATLETLAIAGVGTAIGLPFAVCFGLLAASNVTPRVVHAPVRLFLGGIRAVPSMVYALLFVILAGLGPVAGALAIAMGTIGDLGRLFADEMEEIDAAPVEAVASSGGGLLATTSAARLPQVATAYVAWVLFYLEINARKSSVLGIVGAGGIGYPLIMAFNARNYTRVMAAVVAILVLVVSVELVANRVRDVLDADRRSAQ; encoded by the coding sequence ATGGATGAATCCAGTTCGGATGGGCGTGCGGACGCTGCTGCGGACTCGGTCGGTCAGGAGTCGGGTTCGATGCCACAGCCAGATTCGACACCGGAGTCAGGTCCGGGCACTGCTGAAGAGAGTGTCACTGTTGACGGCGAGTTCGACCAGATTCAGCGTCGCTGGCGGCGGCGGTTGCTCGGCCGGGTCACAGTGGTCGTCTCGCTTCTCGCCGTCGTCCTTGCGACCGCGCGCTGGATGGGGTTCGATCTCGCCTATCTCTACGCCCATCGAGACAATCTGCGTGATGTCCTGGTAGAGGAGATGCTTGCACCGAGACAGCTCTGGGCGCAGCTACAGGGCGATGCGCCGACGCTCGTCCCGGCGACACTCGAGACGCTTGCGATTGCGGGCGTCGGGACGGCGATCGGGTTGCCGTTTGCCGTCTGTTTTGGACTCCTCGCGGCGAGCAACGTCACGCCACGGGTGGTCCACGCACCGGTCCGTCTGTTTCTGGGTGGGATTCGTGCGGTTCCGAGCATGGTGTATGCACTCCTGTTCGTGATTCTGGCCGGGCTCGGCCCCGTCGCCGGGGCGCTAGCGATTGCGATGGGGACTATCGGCGACCTGGGGCGGCTGTTCGCTGACGAGATGGAAGAAATCGACGCCGCACCGGTCGAGGCGGTCGCCTCGAGCGGTGGCGGATTGTTGGCGACGACCTCGGCGGCCCGACTGCCGCAGGTGGCGACGGCGTACGTCGCCTGGGTGTTGTTTTACCTCGAGATTAATGCACGCAAGAGTTCCGTGCTCGGAATCGTCGGTGCCGGTGGGATCGGCTATCCACTGATCATGGCGTTCAACGCGCGAAATTACACGCGGGTGATGGCAGCGGTCGTCGCGATTCTCGTCCTCGTCGTCAGCGTCGAACTCGTCGCGAACCGTGTCAGAGACGTCCTTGACGCGGACCGGCGGTCGGCACAGTAG
- a CDS encoding phosphate/phosphite/phosphonate ABC transporter substrate-binding protein — MNRRTYLGAVAGGLTATSAGCLGDFGDSDIDEAEHPVGAWADGSIEFGLPPFQDAEELRTQYGGTFEWLADGFDGVDSVEGTPTTDYNGVVESVVNGHTELANLSPIIFVLAQEDDINPLAVNWSHGADSYHTYIATRAETDIDSIDDLEGKTIAMVDPMSASGGMFPRYTLSEAGLHAGDLETEPEDFDIEWSFGHDAALTALENGHVDAAAYGDFQHPEDDEIVKIAESDPIPFDVVVAKPETPDDVRDELAARLVATPEEALEDHRVDEYGEFDPDLYEGVRDVAEEMGVDIETLDEAETDEDEDEDEDEDGS, encoded by the coding sequence ATGAATCGGAGAACCTATCTCGGCGCAGTCGCAGGCGGACTCACAGCGACCAGCGCGGGCTGTCTCGGCGACTTCGGGGACTCGGATATCGACGAAGCAGAACACCCCGTTGGCGCATGGGCAGACGGCTCGATCGAGTTCGGACTCCCGCCGTTCCAGGATGCGGAGGAACTGCGGACGCAGTACGGCGGAACCTTCGAGTGGCTTGCAGACGGGTTCGACGGCGTCGATTCCGTCGAGGGAACACCGACGACAGACTACAACGGCGTCGTCGAGAGCGTCGTCAACGGACACACGGAACTGGCAAACCTCTCGCCGATTATCTTCGTTCTGGCACAGGAGGACGACATCAATCCACTCGCCGTCAACTGGTCCCACGGCGCTGACTCCTATCATACGTACATTGCAACCAGAGCCGAGACCGACATCGACTCGATTGACGATCTGGAAGGGAAAACGATCGCGATGGTTGATCCAATGTCCGCGAGCGGTGGCATGTTCCCGCGATACACGCTCAGCGAAGCCGGTCTCCACGCAGGCGACCTCGAAACCGAGCCCGAAGACTTCGATATCGAGTGGTCGTTCGGCCACGACGCTGCACTCACTGCACTCGAAAACGGTCACGTCGACGCCGCAGCCTACGGTGATTTCCAGCATCCCGAAGACGACGAAATTGTCAAGATCGCAGAGAGCGATCCGATTCCGTTCGACGTTGTGGTCGCCAAACCAGAGACACCGGACGATGTTCGCGACGAACTCGCAGCGCGACTGGTCGCGACGCCCGAAGAGGCACTCGAGGACCACCGGGTCGACGAGTACGGTGAGTTCGATCCCGACCTCTACGAAGGAGTTCGTGACGTTGCCGAGGAGATGGGTGTGGATATTGAGACGCTGGATGAGGCGGAAACGGACGAGGACGAGGACGAGGACGAAGACGAAGACGGATCATAG
- the idsA3 gene encoding geranylfarnesyl diphosphate synthase encodes MTTSKAREETVLEAVRARRELVNEAIPEELPVQQPERLYEASRYLLDAGGKRLRPAVLLAAAEALADVEPLSTDYRSFPTLSGEEIDMMDAAVSVEVIQSFTLIHDDIMDDDDLRRGVPAVHREYDLETAILAGDTLYSKAFEIMLETGADPSRMVDALDVLATTCTKICEGQALDVTFEKRDNVAPEEYLEMVEQKTAVLYAASACLPAILQGADQETIDALYGYGLDIGRAFQIQDDVLDLTVPSDKLGKQRGSDLVEEKQTLITVHAREQGVDIEGLVDTEDVDAVTEAEIDDAVAELEKVGSIDYANETARDLVEQGKNRLSVLPDNEARELLCEIADYLIERSY; translated from the coding sequence ATGACGACCTCCAAGGCACGAGAAGAGACGGTACTCGAGGCGGTCCGAGCGCGACGGGAACTCGTCAACGAGGCGATCCCCGAAGAGCTCCCAGTACAACAGCCCGAACGGCTCTACGAAGCCTCGCGGTACCTGCTCGATGCAGGCGGTAAACGGCTGCGTCCGGCCGTCCTACTCGCGGCGGCGGAAGCACTCGCAGACGTCGAGCCACTGTCGACCGACTACCGATCGTTCCCGACGCTCTCCGGTGAGGAGATCGACATGATGGACGCTGCAGTCAGCGTCGAGGTTATCCAGTCGTTCACGCTGATTCACGACGACATCATGGACGATGACGACCTGCGTCGCGGCGTTCCCGCCGTCCACCGCGAGTACGATCTCGAGACGGCCATCCTGGCCGGCGATACACTCTACTCGAAGGCGTTCGAGATCATGCTCGAGACAGGTGCAGATCCGTCCCGTATGGTCGACGCACTCGACGTACTCGCGACCACCTGTACGAAGATCTGTGAGGGCCAGGCCCTCGACGTTACCTTCGAAAAGCGCGACAACGTCGCGCCCGAGGAGTACCTCGAGATGGTCGAACAGAAGACTGCAGTCCTCTATGCTGCGTCTGCCTGCCTCCCAGCAATCTTGCAGGGGGCCGACCAGGAGACGATCGACGCACTCTACGGCTACGGCCTCGACATCGGCCGCGCGTTCCAGATTCAGGACGACGTGCTCGACCTGACCGTTCCGAGTGACAAACTCGGGAAACAACGCGGCAGCGACCTTGTCGAGGAGAAACAGACCCTCATCACCGTCCACGCCCGCGAGCAAGGCGTCGACATCGAGGGACTCGTCGACACCGAGGATGTCGACGCCGTCACCGAGGCGGAAATCGACGACGCCGTCGCCGAACTCGAGAAGGTAGGCTCGATCGACTACGCCAACGAGACTGCTCGCGACCTGGTCGAACAGGGGAAGAATCGCCTCAGCGTGCTGCCGGACAACGAGGCTCGCGAGTTGCTGTGTGAGATCGCAGATTACCTGATCGAACGCAGCTACTGA
- a CDS encoding ribonuclease J codes for MEIEIATIGGYEEVGRQMTAVRAGDDVVIFDMGLNLSQVLIHDNVETERMHSLDLIDMGAIPDDRIMSDLEGDVQAIVPTHGHLDHIGAISKLAHRYDAPIVATPFTIELVKQQIEGEQKFGVENDLIKMDAGETMSIGDSGKVDLEFVNVTHSIIDAINPVLHTPEGAVVYGLDKRMDHSPVIGDPIDMERFREIGREGEGVLCYIEDCTNANKKGRTPSESVAREHLRDVLYSMEDYDGGIVATTFSSHISRVTSLVEFAKDIGRQPVLLGRSMEKYSGTAERLDFVDFPDDLGMFGHRKSVDRTFKRIMNEGKENFLPVVTGHQGEPRAMLTRMARGETPYELDDGDKVVFSARVIPEPTNEGQRYQAEKLLGMQGARVYDDIHVSGHLNQEGHYKMLDALQPQNIIPAHQDLKGLSGYVKLCESEGYQMGRDIHVSRNGNLIQLVE; via the coding sequence ATGGAAATCGAAATTGCAACAATCGGCGGCTACGAAGAAGTCGGACGGCAAATGACTGCCGTTCGCGCCGGTGACGACGTCGTTATCTTCGACATGGGGCTGAACCTTTCGCAGGTTCTCATCCACGACAACGTCGAAACCGAGCGGATGCACAGTCTCGACCTGATCGACATGGGCGCAATTCCGGACGACCGGATCATGAGCGACCTCGAGGGCGACGTGCAGGCAATCGTGCCAACGCACGGCCACCTGGACCACATCGGTGCCATCTCCAAACTGGCCCACCGCTACGACGCACCCATCGTCGCCACGCCCTTTACGATCGAACTGGTCAAACAACAGATCGAGGGCGAGCAGAAGTTCGGCGTCGAGAACGACCTGATCAAGATGGACGCCGGCGAAACAATGTCGATCGGCGACTCCGGCAAGGTCGATCTCGAATTCGTCAACGTCACCCACTCGATCATCGACGCGATCAACCCGGTCCTGCACACGCCCGAAGGCGCAGTTGTCTACGGGCTAGACAAGCGCATGGACCACTCGCCAGTCATCGGCGACCCAATCGACATGGAGCGCTTCCGTGAGATCGGTCGCGAAGGCGAGGGTGTCCTCTGTTACATTGAGGACTGTACGAATGCGAACAAGAAGGGCCGGACGCCCTCCGAGAGCGTCGCCCGCGAACACCTCCGGGACGTCCTCTACAGCATGGAAGACTACGACGGTGGTATCGTCGCAACGACGTTCTCGAGTCACATCTCGCGTGTCACGAGCCTCGTCGAGTTCGCCAAGGATATCGGCCGACAGCCAGTCCTCCTCGGGCGCTCGATGGAGAAGTACTCCGGCACCGCAGAGCGACTCGACTTCGTCGACTTCCCGGACGACCTCGGCATGTTCGGTCACCGCAAGTCCGTCGACCGCACGTTCAAGCGGATCATGAACGAGGGCAAGGAGAACTTCCTGCCCGTCGTGACGGGCCACCAGGGCGAGCCACGCGCGATGCTCACCCGCATGGCCCGCGGCGAGACGCCGTACGAACTGGACGACGGCGACAAGGTCGTCTTCTCCGCTCGCGTGATCCCGGAGCCGACCAACGAGGGCCAGCGCTACCAGGCCGAAAAGCTGCTCGGCATGCAGGGCGCTCGCGTCTACGACGACATTCACGTCTCCGGCCACCTGAATCAGGAGGGCCACTACAAGATGCTCGACGCACTGCAGCCCCAGAACATCATCCCGGCCCACCAGGACCTGAAGGGACTGTCGGGCTACGTCAAGCTCTGTGAGAGCGAGGGGTACCAGATGGGACGAGACATCCACGTCTCGCGCAACGGCAACCTCATCCAGCTTGTCGAGTGA